In the genome of Segatella copri, one region contains:
- a CDS encoding iron-sulfur cluster assembly scaffold protein → MIYSKEVDNMCVVAKGPNHGPAPIPEEGKWIQAKEIKDISGYTHGVGWCAPQQGACKLSLNIKEGVIQEALVETIGCTGMTHSAAMASEILPGKTILEALNTDLVCDAINTAMRELFLQIVYGRSQSAFSEGGLVIGAGLEDLGKGLRSQTGTLYGTVAKGTRYLELTEGYITKQFLDKDSQVCGYEYVHLGKMMEAIKNGMDANEAVKKFTGSYGRTTAEQGVVKAIDPRKE, encoded by the coding sequence ATGATTTATTCTAAAGAAGTAGACAACATGTGCGTTGTCGCTAAGGGTCCTAACCACGGACCAGCTCCAATTCCTGAAGAGGGAAAATGGATTCAGGCAAAAGAGATTAAGGATATCTCTGGTTATACTCACGGTGTGGGTTGGTGTGCTCCTCAGCAGGGTGCTTGTAAGCTCTCTTTGAACATCAAGGAAGGCGTTATTCAGGAGGCTCTCGTTGAGACTATCGGTTGTACTGGTATGACTCACTCAGCTGCTATGGCTTCTGAGATTCTTCCAGGTAAGACTATCCTTGAGGCTTTGAACACTGACCTCGTTTGCGATGCTATCAATACAGCAATGCGCGAGCTCTTCCTCCAGATCGTTTACGGTCGTAGCCAGAGCGCTTTCTCTGAGGGCGGTCTTGTTATCGGTGCAGGTCTTGAGGACTTGGGTAAGGGTCTTCGTTCACAGACTGGTACTCTCTATGGTACTGTAGCTAAGGGTACACGTTACCTCGAGTTGACAGAGGGTTACATCACAAAGCAGTTCTTGGATAAGGACAGCCAGGTTTGTGGTTACGAGTATGTTCACCTCGGCAAGATGATGGAGGCTATCAAGAACGGTATGGACGCTAACGAGGCTGTCAAGAAGTTCACTGGTAGCTACGGTCGTACAACTGCTGAGCAGGGTGTTGTTAAAGCTATTGATCCACGTAAAGAATAA